The Onthophagus taurus isolate NC chromosome 2, IU_Otau_3.0, whole genome shotgun sequence genome includes a window with the following:
- the LOC111427473 gene encoding uncharacterized protein isoform X1 — MTNVQEPDQVSTASKKVRPKSIKKSSKNEFAVTFTFVKGADKDKTNTVDSLMASVGAFDNLSMKNINVLSVLETSKEALCVQYTEQYDQLAAGHTDGAVRFYKPATLELLRSLIDDDITENPAPVTCLKHRPLSKNYPVTHTLITTYANGCVKCWSYNFSQCLYTIREKRQTYGVAYHPRLPKFITCGSDGKINLYDEENRIQERIFSGSESASLLDGHTSRVFAACFNPRSNHELITGGWDDVVYFWDARQPFAVRHISGIHMCGEGLDISPKGTEILTCSWQENDQIQVWDYGSGNLIQTVRPDNVTSKLYCGRYLNKDFFVCGGTDNNLFRLIDVRNYVALAYIDKLPGAVYSVALGPMKKSKQPVAEVPKKKGLAGVDESSPNSDFNQAPIPRMAVSAGKRIYQIEYT, encoded by the exons ATGACGAACGTACAAGAACCCGATCAAGTTTCTACTGCAAGTAAAAAAGTAAGGCCGAAGTCGATTAagaaaagttcaaaaaatgaatttgcGGTAACTTTCACTTTTGTCAAAGGAGCGGATAAAGATAAAACAAATACTGTGGATTCTTTAATGGCGAGTGTCGGAGCTTTTGACAATCTTAGCATGAAGAATATTAATGTATTATCTGTGCT TGAAACAAGTAAAGAAGCACTTTGCGTTCAATACACTGAACAATATGACCAATTGGCTGCTGGCCATACTGACGGAGCAGTAAGATTTTATAAACCTGCTACTCTTGAGCTATTACGATCCTTAATCGACGACGATATAACTGAAAATCCAGCTCCTGTAACTTGTCTGAAACACAGACCGCTTTCAAAGAATTATCCTGTAACGCACACGTTAATTACTACat atgcAAATGGTTGCGTGAAATGTTGGAGCTACAATTTTTCCCAATGTTTATACACAATCCGCGAAAAACGACAAACTTATGGTGTCGCCTATCATCCACGATTACCAAAATTTATCACCTGCGGAAGtgatggaaaaattaatttgtatgaTGAAGAGAATAGGATTCAAGAACGTATATTTTCTGGAAG tgAATCTGCAAGTCTTCTTGATGGTCATACTTCAAGAGTTTTTGCTGCTTGTTTTAATCCCCGATCAAATCACGAGCTTATAACGGGTGGTTGGGATGACGTGGTTTACTTTTGGGATGCGAGACAACCTTTTGCAGTACGCCACATTTCCGGGATACATATGTGTGGGGAAGGTTTAGATATTAGCCCGAAAGGAACTGAAATATTAACGTGTTCATGGCAGGAAAATGATCAAATACAAGTTTGGGACTATGGTTCtggtaatttaattcaaacagTTCGGCCGGACAACGTGACTAgtaaa TTATATTGCGGAAGATATCTTAATAAGGATTTCTTTGTGTGTGGAGGAacggataataatttattcagaCTAATAGATGTAAGAAATTACGTT GCACTTGCTTATATAGATAAATTACCAGGAGCTGTATACTCCGTGGCACTTGGTCCaatgaaaaaatctaaacaaCCAGTAGCAGAGGTTCCAAAGAAAAAAGGTTTAGCCGGTGTGGATGAGTCCAGTCCCAACTCAGATTTTAATCAAGCACCAATACCAAGAATGGCTGTATCGGCCGGGAAAAGAATATACCAAATAGAATATACATAA
- the LOC111427138 gene encoding fatty acid synthase-like: MNSRGGEEIVITGIAGRFPESDDVRQFKENLFNKVNMITDDNRRWKQTLADVPHKIGKIPGIEKFDAGFFGVNQMTAHNMDPMCRLLLECVFEALLDAGHNPSDFEGTKTGVHIGVGLSETENVTFFNNSSNNGSIIGCQRSMLAKNISYFLKLNGPSYTLNTACNSSMSTIESAYAEIRNGVCEKAIVCSAQVCLDELVSLECARMGVLCFDGTCKSFDDAANGYVRSEAIVVIILEKLKDAKRVYAEMVHCKINCDGYTDEGITFPSHESQQTLLKEIYEESQIDPTTLSYFEAHATGTNVGDSEELKPVNEIICKNRNRPLYIGSVKSNMGHAEAVSGLCSVIKVLIGFETGYIPPNMHYNTPKRGIEPLEQRRLIVVTEKTSWPDDNGLAAVNNFGFGGVNGHLILRWNKKVVINNGIPEDDLPRLVCASGRTKETVFSILDNSTKMNAEFISLVHNVFRKVIPNQLYNGYSITSKHGELERIICKSTIIEKKIRIVFNNTNEDWVHFGEKIQNISIYFKFYKKISDVSQVVLKRIIPLNGEQHHTFFSPITAQLVLASLIKELNFEFDDVIGIGYGELAAAYLNGYVSIEDVVLVNHYILIGNIEKALKIFAKKHKKFINARNGNPNLQDYLLGTISNPNEFIHSKNNFINVVIGPELKQKSHNNITLVNAKSKDPILNLLRNLGRLFNLGHPVDLNKIYPSISYPVSRGTPMLSPSIKWHHTNNYTVQCRNIGKFMNRGNTKEINTTLEKYNFLTEYLINGKSIFPAAGYLMLAWETYNDINNDYSSIPNLVFEDIKYLQMSSIPTNGILKLTVMFDSESKEFQIFEGGTLLVSGKCYPLTQENSITSRPIYKEETVMTFQTEIDENEVYKELKLKGYSCGKQFRGIKKYNYLTNTAMISWTENWLTFLDNILQVQIITNNTRNVFIPTSINRIVINGNCHLEEAIELKGIVPVSYHKKSDIITSGAIEIIGLKGVVIPKKENMEPVIEINKFVPFHGKLKHDEAVKCIIEIILENTTSQLQTVKSIEVVTENEMLTPVVKAVLDKTPLLKDDLKVLTMHDINSKEDLDCLIFIGNNITKDTQLLNKALQATRNTPGFIISKENEMSPSNPRIQIISSYQTEFNYLLLIKESSKYIEPVLLNISSIDDFSWIQILQSYQEVTSKRIVLYSEKNPHTGLLGLVKTLLKEPSVKNISAVIIMDDVPIFNVKDYFYKSQLELNLTINVLKNGKWGSYRHLFLPEID; encoded by the exons atGAATTCTAGAGGTGGAGAAGAAATTGTCATCACAG GTATCGCAGGCAGATTTCCCGAATCCGATGATGTTCGACAATTCAAAGAAAACCTCTTCAATAAGGTGAACATGATTACGGATGATAATCGTAGATGGAAACAAACACTAGCAGACGTACCACACAAAATAGGTAAAATACCTGGCATCGAAAAATTTGATGCCGGTTTTTTTGGTGTCAACCAAATGACAGCACATAACATGGATCCAATGTGTCGTTTATTACTCGAATGCGTTTTTGAGGCGCTACTAGATGCTGGTCATAATCCTTCCGATTTTGAAGGTACCAAAACTGGGGTTCACATTGGAGTTGGTTTGTCAGAAACGGAAAATGTAACGTTCTTCAATAACTCGTCAAATAACGGGTCTATAATTGGTTGTCAACGATCGATGTTGGCAAAAAATATAAGttactttttgaaattgaatggACCTTCATATACACTTAATACAGCGTGTAATAGCTCTATGTCTACAATTGAAAGTGCCTATGCCGAGATTAGAAACGGCGTATGTGAAAAGGCGATAGTATGTAGCGCACAAGTATGTTTAGATGAGCTGGTATCGTTAGAGTGTGCAAGAATGGGTGTTCTATGTTTTGATGGAACATGTAAATCATTTGATGACGCTGCTAACGGCTATGTAAGATCAGAAGCAATTgtagttattattttggaaaaattgaaAGATGCAAAAAGAGTTTACGCAGAAATGGTACATTGCAAAATAAATTGCGATGGATATACAGACGAAGGTATTACTTTTCCTTCGCATGAATCACAACAAACGttattaaaggaaatttatgaAGAAAGTCAAATCGATCCAACAACATTATCTTATTTTGAAGCACATGCCACTg GGACTAATGTTGGAGATAGTGAAGAATTAAAGCCtgttaatgaaataatttgtaaaaataggAATCGACCATTATACATCGGCTCCGTCAAATCTAACATGGGTCATGCTGAAGCTGTATCTGGATTGTGTTCGGTAATCAAAGTTTTAATTGGATTTGAAACTGGGTACATACCACCAAATATGCACTATAACACACCAAAAAGGGGTATAGAACCATTGGAACAGAGAAGATTGATTGTGGTTACAGAAAAGACGTCCTGGCCAGATGATAATGGATTAGCAGCTGTTAATAACTTTGGATTTGGCGGTGTGAACGGTCATCTTATTTTACGGTGGAATAAAAAGGTTGTAATAAATAACGGAATTCCCGAAGATGACCTCCCTAGATTAGTTTGCGCGTCAGGAAGAACCAAAGAAACCGTATTTTCCATTCTTGATAATTCCACAAAAATGAATGCGGAGTTCATTAGTTTAGTTCATAACGTTTTTCGAAAGGTTATTCCAAATCAATTATACAACGGCTACAGTATAACCAGTAAACACGGTGAATTAGAAAGAATTATTTGTAAAAGCacaattattgagaaaaaaattaggattgtatttaataatacaaatgaggattgggtacattttggtgaaaaaattcaaaatatatcgatttactttaaattttacaaaaaaatctcaGACGTCTCACAAGtggttttaaaaagaataatccCATTAAACGGTGAGCAGCACCACACATTTTTCTCGCCAATAACAGCACAACTTGTTCTGGCatctttaattaaagaattaaattttgaatttgatgaTGTTATCGGAATTGGTTATGGTGAATTGGCAGCAGCTTATTTAAATGGTTATGTGTCAATAGAAGATGTTGTGCTCGTTAAtcattacattttaattggcaacattgaaaaagcattgaaaattttcgccAAGAAACATAAGAAATTCATAAATGCAAGAAATGGAAATCCGAATCTACAGGATTATTTGCTTGGCACTATTTCAAATCCCAACGAGtttattcattcaaaaaataattttataaatgtagTTATTGGTCCGGAATTGAAACAGAAATCACATAATAACATCACGTTAGTTAACGCGAAAAGTAAGGATCCAATActgaatttattaagaaatcttGGAAG ACTTTTTAATCTCGGCCATCCTGTCGACTTAAACAAGATTTATCCATCAATCTCTTATCCAGTGAGTAGAGGTACACCAATGTTATCTCCATCAATCAAATGGCATCATACCAATAACTACACGGTTCAATGTAGAAACATTGGTAAATTCATGAATCGAGGGAATACAAAAGAAATCAACACTACACTAGAGAAATACAATTTCTTAACAGAATATCTAATTAACGGAAAAAGTATTTTTCCAGCAGCAGGATACCTTATGTTGGCATGGGAAACTTATAACGATATAAACAACGACTATTCAAGCAtcccaaatttggtttttgaagatattaaatatttacaaatgtCGAGCATACCAACAAATggtattttgaaattaacggTGATGTTTGATTCGGAGAGTaaagaatttcaaatttttgaggGAGGAACTCTGTTAGTCAGTGGAAAATGTTATCCTTTAACACAAGAAAATTCTATAACTTCTCGTCCtatttataaagaagaaaCAGTAATGACATTTCAAACGGAAATTGACGAAAACGAGGTTTACAaagaactaaaattaaaaggataTTCTTGTGGAAAACAATTTAGAGGAATcaagaaatataattatttaacaaacACTGCCATGATTTCATGGACCGAAAATTGGTTAACGTTTTTAGATAATATCTTACAAGTACAAATAATAACGAATAATACAAGAAACGTATTTATTCCAACATCAATTAATAGAATTGTTATAAACGGAAATTGTCATTTAGAGGAAGCTATTGAGCTTAAAGGAATAGTACCCGTCAGTTATCACAAAAAATCAGACATAATTACGTCGGGTGCAATTGAAATTATTGGTCTAAAAGGTGTGGTCATACCTAAAAAAGAGAATATGGAACCAGTTATagagataaataaatttgtaccTTTCCATGGTAAATTAAAACATGATGAAGCAGTAAAatgtattattgaaataatattaGAGAATACCACTTCACAGTTACAAACTGTTAAATCGATTGAGGTAGTGACAGAAAACGAAATGTTAACTCCTGTTGTAAAAGCAGTTTTGGATAAAACACCTTTGCTAAAAGACGATTTAAAAGTTCTTACAATGCATGATATCAATTCAAAAGAAGACTTAGATTGtcttatttttattggaaatAATATTACGAAAGACACCCAGTTACTAAATAAAGCTCTACAAGCCACCAGAAATACGCctggttttattatttcaaaagaaaacgaaatgtCACCCTCAAATCCAAGAATACAAATAATATCCTCttatcaaaccgaatttaattacttactGCTCATTAAAGAATCTTCCAAATATATAGAACCAGTTTTACTTAATATAAGTTCCATTGATGATTTTTCATGGATTCAAATTCTTCAATCTTATCAAGAAGTCACTTCAAAACGAATAGTTTTGTATTCCGAAAAAAATCCACACACTGGTTTATTAGGTTTGGTAAAAACTTTACTGAAAGAACCAtcagttaaaaatatttccgcTGTAATTATTATGGATGATGTTccaatatttaatgttaaagattatttttacaagtcacagttagaattaaatttaactattaatgttttaaaaaatggaaaatggGGGAGTTATAgacatttatttttacctgAAATTGATTGA
- the LOC111427473 gene encoding striatin homolog isoform X2: MASVGAFDNLSMKNINVLSVLETSKEALCVQYTEQYDQLAAGHTDGAVRFYKPATLELLRSLIDDDITENPAPVTCLKHRPLSKNYPVTHTLITTYANGCVKCWSYNFSQCLYTIREKRQTYGVAYHPRLPKFITCGSDGKINLYDEENRIQERIFSGSESASLLDGHTSRVFAACFNPRSNHELITGGWDDVVYFWDARQPFAVRHISGIHMCGEGLDISPKGTEILTCSWQENDQIQVWDYGSGNLIQTVRPDNVTSKLYCGRYLNKDFFVCGGTDNNLFRLIDVRNYVALAYIDKLPGAVYSVALGPMKKSKQPVAEVPKKKGLAGVDESSPNSDFNQAPIPRMAVSAGKRIYQIEYT, translated from the exons ATGGCGAGTGTCGGAGCTTTTGACAATCTTAGCATGAAGAATATTAATGTATTATCTGTGCT TGAAACAAGTAAAGAAGCACTTTGCGTTCAATACACTGAACAATATGACCAATTGGCTGCTGGCCATACTGACGGAGCAGTAAGATTTTATAAACCTGCTACTCTTGAGCTATTACGATCCTTAATCGACGACGATATAACTGAAAATCCAGCTCCTGTAACTTGTCTGAAACACAGACCGCTTTCAAAGAATTATCCTGTAACGCACACGTTAATTACTACat atgcAAATGGTTGCGTGAAATGTTGGAGCTACAATTTTTCCCAATGTTTATACACAATCCGCGAAAAACGACAAACTTATGGTGTCGCCTATCATCCACGATTACCAAAATTTATCACCTGCGGAAGtgatggaaaaattaatttgtatgaTGAAGAGAATAGGATTCAAGAACGTATATTTTCTGGAAG tgAATCTGCAAGTCTTCTTGATGGTCATACTTCAAGAGTTTTTGCTGCTTGTTTTAATCCCCGATCAAATCACGAGCTTATAACGGGTGGTTGGGATGACGTGGTTTACTTTTGGGATGCGAGACAACCTTTTGCAGTACGCCACATTTCCGGGATACATATGTGTGGGGAAGGTTTAGATATTAGCCCGAAAGGAACTGAAATATTAACGTGTTCATGGCAGGAAAATGATCAAATACAAGTTTGGGACTATGGTTCtggtaatttaattcaaacagTTCGGCCGGACAACGTGACTAgtaaa TTATATTGCGGAAGATATCTTAATAAGGATTTCTTTGTGTGTGGAGGAacggataataatttattcagaCTAATAGATGTAAGAAATTACGTT GCACTTGCTTATATAGATAAATTACCAGGAGCTGTATACTCCGTGGCACTTGGTCCaatgaaaaaatctaaacaaCCAGTAGCAGAGGTTCCAAAGAAAAAAGGTTTAGCCGGTGTGGATGAGTCCAGTCCCAACTCAGATTTTAATCAAGCACCAATACCAAGAATGGCTGTATCGGCCGGGAAAAGAATATACCAAATAGAATATACATAA